In Hallerella porci, the genomic stretch ATCGTGATTACGAACCCGCTCGATGCGATGGTTTACAATATGCAGAAGCAGTCTGGTCTCCCGGCGAACAAGGTCATCGGTATGGCTGGCGTTCTCGACTCCGCACGTCTCGCTTGCTTCGTTGCAGACGAACTCGGCGTTTCTGTCGAAGACGTGAAGGCTCTCGTGATGGGCGGCCACGGCGATACGATGGTTTCCATTTACGAATGCGTTTCTGTCGGTGGCATTCCTTTGCCGCAGCTCATGAGCAAAGAAAAGTTCGCAGAACTTGCTAAGCGTACCGCTGGCGCAGGTGGCGAAATCGTGAATCTTCTCGGTCGCGGTTCTGCATTCTACAGCCCGGCAACTTCCGCAATCCACATGGCAGAAGCTTACCTCCTCGACAAGAAGAGCGTCTTCTCTTGTGCAGCGAAGCTCGACGGCCAGTATGGCGTGAAGGGTCTCTACTGCGGCGTGCCGGCAGTGATCGGCGCAAACGGCGTAGAAAAGATTCTCGAAGTCAAGATGAACGACGAAGAAAAGGCAGCATTCAACAAGTCTGTTGAAGCTTGCCGTAAGAACGCTGAATGGGTGGACGCACACACCTAATACGACCGCACGCGCTAATCGCATAAAAGAACATGTGGTAAGCGCTCGCTCTCGCAAACGCCCTCGGCTAACGCCCGAGGGCGTTTTGCTCACGTAAAGACCGCACGCGCTAATCGCGTAAAGAACGTGTAGTAAGCGCTCGCTCTCGCAAATGCCCCCGGTTTAACACCGAGGGCGTTTTGCTCATGTAAAGACCGCACGCGCTAATCGCATAAAGAACGTGTAGTAAGCGCTCGCTCTCGCAAACGCCCTCGGCTAACGCCCGAGGGCATTTTGCTCACGTCGCAGAAAAAACTGCAAACAAGAAACGCTCCGCTTTGCGGAGCGTTTCTTGTATAATGAGGAATGAAAAAGTAAGTGCGCACGGCTGCGCCGTGCTCCGCCTTCGGCAGTTTAAATGCAAATTTCTAAAGCGGTAAATTTT encodes the following:
- the mdh gene encoding malate dehydrogenase; the encoded protein is MARKKIALVGAGQIGGTMALVLAQKQLGDVVLIDIPMTQGMPKGKALDIKEGRSVINSSVDLQGSTDYSAIKGADVVIVTAGFPRMPGMSRDDLLDKNCGVIKTVAEAIKANAPEAFVIVITNPLDAMVYNMQKQSGLPANKVIGMAGVLDSARLACFVADELGVSVEDVKALVMGGHGDTMVSIYECVSVGGIPLPQLMSKEKFAELAKRTAGAGGEIVNLLGRGSAFYSPATSAIHMAEAYLLDKKSVFSCAAKLDGQYGVKGLYCGVPAVIGANGVEKILEVKMNDEEKAAFNKSVEACRKNAEWVDAHT